Below is a window of Immundisolibacter sp. DNA.
GGATATCAGATCCGAATGATCGTCACCCCAGAAATACGGCATGGGCACGTTGTAGAAGTTCATGGAGTATTGCTCGGAAACACGCCATAACTCACCCTTCGCATCGTACATATCGCCCAGGGTGCCCAGCCAGCTGTCCTCGTCAAAATAGGCGAAACGATGCGGCGACAGGTGGCGAAGACCCGGCTTGAGGGTGGCCTCCAATACCCACATCCGGTGCAGCTCGTAGCGCTTCAAGTCTGAATTAACGTGCCCTTTCCGAACGATGTCGTCAAACGTCAGGCCGGGCTGGGAGATGGCGTAGCTGTTGTAGGGGACATACATTTCCTTGCGCTGCATTGGTGCGTATTCGTACCACTCTTCCGATCCAGTAGCCCAGAACATCCACCGGGAATCGGCGGTACGCAGACCATCCGAACCGGTGCCCGGGCTGTCGTAGAAGCCGATCTCCGGCGCCTTGCGCACCCGGCGCTGGCCCGGGATGTAGATGTAGGCGTCGAATTTCATATCCTCCAGATAAGTACAGGCGCTGAAAATCTGGCCCGCCGACCGCGGTGGCTCTATATCTTCCTGGCCGGCACAGAAGCCCGCACCGCCCATGCGGGTGAAACGTTCCTGTTTGGGCGCCTCGTCACCGGTCATCCACATGGGCATGAAAAAGAGATCACGCTTCAGGTGCCGGGCATAACCTCCGTCGGGAAACGCATTGAAGCCATGGCTCATCGCGGTGTACCACTTACCGGTAAAGAAGAAGGTGTGGTTCAGAATTGCCTCGCCGCCGGATTTCGGGATCGGGAAGAATGTTCCGGGTCGCCAGGAACCGGGCTGGATGCACCGCTCTTCCCGGTTCGGGCCACGCGAGGGATTGCAAAATTCGGTGTTGGACGCGTTCCAGATCGAGTTCTCGTAGTGCCACTTCGGCAGGGAAGCGCTGCGGCGACTCGGATAGACGTGCATCTTGTACGTCTCCGGGTATTTCTTCATCATCGCGATCTGGCCCGCCGACAGTTTGTCGGCATGCTGCTCGTAATTCTGCGCGGTGATGGTGAACAGAATCTGGTCATCGGCGTAGGGGTCGATGTACCAGCCGCCCTCCACGTAACCGGCCGGTGGTGTTTTGATGCCGCCTTCCCAGGCCGGAATGGACCCGTCCGCATTACCCGCACGGATAGCGCCCAGTGGCGTCAGTTCCGTGCCTTCGATGCCGAGCTTGGCCGCCTCCTCGGGCGACACCTTGGCCGCCGCAGTGGCGCTCAACACTATTCCAAAGGCCAGGAAAGCCCCCTTACTCCAATTACGCATCACAGCCCCTCCTCGCGGGAAACAAGCAATTCAGCGCCCCTGCGGGCACTTTGTGGTGCATCGGGTAATGCGAGCCATCCG
It encodes the following:
- a CDS encoding DUF1329 domain-containing protein, producing the protein MSATAAAKVSPEEAAKLGIEGTELTPLGAIRAGNADGSIPAWEGGIKTPPAGYVEGGWYIDPYADDQILFTITAQNYEQHADKLSAGQIAMMKKYPETYKMHVYPSRRSASLPKWHYENSIWNASNTEFCNPSRGPNREERCIQPGSWRPGTFFPIPKSGGEAILNHTFFFTGKWYTAMSHGFNAFPDGGYARHLKRDLFFMPMWMTGDEAPKQERFTRMGGAGFCAGQEDIEPPRSAGQIFSACTYLEDMKFDAYIYIPGQRRVRKAPEIGFYDSPGTGSDGLRTADSRWMFWATGSEEWYEYAPMQRKEMYVPYNSYAISQPGLTFDDIVRKGHVNSDLKRYELHRMWVLEATLKPGLRHLSPHRFAYFDEDSWLGTLGDMYDAKGELWRVSEQYSMNFYNVPMPYFWGDDHSDLISGRHSALNAYYNVGPKGSAAPPDFTAKGRPDPELFTPAGLRKSGVR